From the bacterium genome, the window GCGGCCGAAGAAACGAAACCCTTCGTCATCCCCCCTGCGGCCAAGAAACAGGCCAAGTATTTTCCGGAAGGGTCGCCCAGCCGCGCCATCCAGGACCTGGACGACATGCTCGACTCCTACGTGCTCGATCCTCAAACCGCCGAGCAGAGGCAATACAACGAGGACCTGAAGCGGACGGTCATCAAGGGGACCTTCGACATCCGGGAGCTTTGCCGGCTGGCCCTGGACAAGCATTGGGGCGAGCGTACGCCGCAGGAGCAGGACGCGTTCGTGGACCTCATGATCCGCCTTCTGGAGAAGAAGGCCATTTTTTCCAAGGAGCAGGGTCAGAAAAAGGCCAAGAAATCGAAAAACGTCTACTCCGTGACCTACGAGGGGCACAAGTTCACGAACCCGAACGAGTTGAATGCCCTGGCCATGAGCCTCGTGCACATCCCGTCTGAGTCTCTCAAGATCGAGCTGAACTACAAGCTCAAGAAGGACGGGGGTTCCGCCGGAGGCGGGTGGAAGATCTACGACGTGATCGTGGACGGGGCGAGCCTCTTGGACAACTATAAGTACCAATTCGACAAGATCATCGCCAAAGAAGGATATCCCAACCTCGTCCACCGCATGGAGTCCAAGCTCAAAGAGTTGCAGGAAAAAGATCAGAAGTAAGGAATGTACAAACGTTGTGTGATGATATTGGCCGACGGGGCGCGCGCCGACGTGATGCGCGACATGGCCGAACGGGGCAAACTTCCCGCCATCTCGGAGCACCTGATCGCGCCGGGTTCGCTCCGGGCGGCGGTCACGGCCTTTCCCTCCACGACGGGACCGGCCTACCTGCCCTATCTGACGGGCTGCTACCCCGGAACCTGCAATCTTCCCGGCATCCGCTGGTTCGACAAGGACCGCTACGCGGAGCGGCGTTTCTCCATGGACCGGTTTCGCAGTTACGTGGGTGCGGAGTCGTTCTACATGAACGGCGACCTGGCGCCCGACAAACGGACGTTGTTCGAGATCATCCCGAAATCGGTGAACGTCTTCAGCAGCATCAATCGCGGCGCCGGACTCAATGGGGATCGGACGAAGTTTTCCCGCATCTGGTATTGGTATTACGCCCACCTGACCGACCGCTGGGGGTTGGTGGACGAGGCGGCGGGTGGAAAAGTCGTCGAGGCGCTGAAACGCGACCCCGAGTTCGTTTTCGCGGTCTTTCCGGCGATCGACGAGTATTCGCATCTTTCGAGCCCCTTTCACCCGCGCACGATCGCGGCCTACGAGGGGTTGGACCGGGCGGTCGGAAGGATCGTCGCCGCCCTCAAGGCGCGCGGCCAGATGGAGGAGACGGCGATCGTCATCGTCAGTGACCACGGTCTTTCCGAAACCTCCCGGCATTTCCCTCTCAACCAATTTTTGGAAAAATCGGGGATCGAGACTCTCTATTATCCGAAGATCCTTTTCAAAAAGCGTATTGAGGCCGCCAGCATGGTCTCGGGCAACGGCATGGCGAACGTCTACCTCAAGAACGGACGGGGCTGGAAGGGGCGCACCCCTTGGGAGCATCTGGCGTCCCGCGAGGACCGTTTGATCGACCGGCTGTTGGAGCAACCGGAGGTGGATCTTCTGGCCGCCCAAAGGTCCGACGGGGCCGTCGTGGTGAAGAGCAAAAAGGGCGAGGCGGCGATCTCGGAAAACGGAAACATCCGCTATGAAACGAGCGGCGGCGATCCCTTCGGCTATACCGGTCTGCCCGCGGCGATGACCGAGCGCGAATCGTTAAGATTGACGGAAAAGACCGACTATCCCGACGCCCCGGCGCAGCTCTTGCAGATCTTCCGGTCCCGACGGGCGGGGGACGTCATCCTTTCGGCCGCCAAGGGCAGCGACCTGCGTCTCCGCTATGAGATCCACGAGCACAAGTCCTCGCACGGCGCGCTTCATTGGGAGCACATGCAGGTTCCCTTGGTGACGAACGTACGTCTCCCCGAGGGCCCCGTGCGTTCCGCGGACGTCTTTCCGACGGTCCTCAAGCTCCTGGGCCGCCCCATCCCGGCCGCCATCGACGGCCGTAGTCTCATCTAAGAGATTGACTTTATTTGACGCAGGGTGTTAGCTCATGAATGAGTATTCATTCATGGAAACTCGGTCGGAAAAATCGCTTCGCATCCTGGACGCCGCCATCCGCGTCTTCGCCCGGAAGGGGTTTTACAACTCGACCATCGCCGACGTCGCCAAGATCGCCGAGGTGGCGGAAGGCACGATCTATCTCTACTTCAAGAACAAGGACGACCTCCTCATCTCCATCTTCGAGCACAGCATGGACCTCTTCATCGAGGTGGCGAAGAAGGAGCTGGAAGGAATCGATGACCCAAAGGAAAAGCTGAAGAAGTTCATTAGCCTCCACCTGCGCCTCGTCCAAAAGAACCCGGAGTTGGCCCAGGTCCTCCAAATCGAGCTCAGGCAGTCGTCGAAGTTCATGAAGGAATACGAAGGCGGCAAGTTCAGCGAGTACCTGAACGTCGTCCGGGGCATCCTGGAAGAGGGGCAGGCCAAAGGCGTCTTCCGGAAGGACTTGGAGCCGCGCGTGCTCCGGCGGGCGATTTTCGGTTGTGTCGATGAGCTGGCGCTGGAGTGGCTCCTGATGACGAAGAAAAAATACAGTTTGGAGACCTGCGCGGAGCAGGTGGGTGACTTGTTCATTCGCGGGATCAGTAATCAATCATAACGAGGTGAACTTATGAAAATCGCAGTCCTCATTAAGCAGGTGCCGGACACCGAGACCAAGATCCGGATCAAGGCCGACTCGTCCGGAACCGAAGCGGACGGGATCAAGTACATCATCAGCCCCTACGACGAATATGCGGTCGAAGAGGCCCTCAAGACCAAGGAGAAGGCGGGAGCCGGCGAGGTGGTCGTCGTGTCTCTCGGTCCTGCGCGCTGCGTGGAGGCGATCCGCACGGCGCTTGCCATGGGCGCGGACCGGGGGATCCACATCGACGACGGAGGCATTCCGATGGACCCCTTCGTGACCGCGAAGGTGCTTGCCAACGCCCTCAAGAACGAGAACCCGAGCATTATCTTCACCGGCAGGCAGGCCATCGACGACGATGCGGCCCAGGTGCCTCAGATGGTCGCCGAGTTCCTGAACCTCCCCCAGGTGATGATCGCCGAAAAATTCGAGCTGAACGCGGCCAAGAACGGGGCGACGGTTTATCGCCGCGTGGGCGGAGGGGCCAAGGAGGTCTACGATGTCGCGTTTCCGGCGCTCGTCGGCGCCGAGAAGGGGCTCAACACGCCGCGCTACGCGTCGCTTCCGGGCATCATGAAGGCAAAGACCAAGCCCATGGCGGCGCTCAAGGCGAGCGACCTGGTCGGCGAGGCCAAGCCCAAGACCGTTAACACGAACTACCGCCTGCCGCCCGAGCGGAAGGCCGGAAAGGTCCTGCAGGGCGAGCCCGAGCAGGTGGTGAAGGAGTTGGTGAAGCTGCTTCGTGAGGAAGCGAAGGTCATTTAACGATATTTAAGGAGAATTTATGGGCAACATCTTAGTCATCGGCGAACATCAGGACGGAAAGGTCAAAAAAGTCACGCAGGAGTTGGTCACCAAGGCGGCCGAGCTCGCGGGCCAGATCGGCGGCGAGGTGGACGTCGTCCTTGTCGGACACGGGCTGCAGAACCCCGCGGAGTTGGGGTCCTTCGGGGCCAAGAAGGTCTATGTCGTCGACACCCCCAAGCTCGAGAAATACAACACGGAGGGCTGCGTGAAGGTCATCTCCGACCTCGCCCAGGAAGCGAAACCCTCCGTCATTCTCGGAACCGCGAGTCCCCTGGGCAAGGACCTCCTTCCGCGCCTCGCCGCGCGCCTGAACGCCGGGCTTGCGGCCGATTGCACCGACCTTAAGATCGACGGGGGCAAGCTGGTGGCCACCCGTCCCATCTATTCCGGCAAGGCCTTCGTGGACGTGAAGTTCGAGGGCGATCTCCAGATCGCCTCGGCACGCCCGAACTCGTTCGTCGCCAAGGCCGCCGGAGCGGGCGCGTCCGCCGAAGTCGTCCAAAAGAACATCGATCCCGGTGAGCTCCGGGCCGTCATGAAGGAAATCGTGAAGGGCAAGTCCGACAAGGCGGACCTGACGGAGGCGGCGGTCATCGTCTCGGGCGGCCGCGCCATGAAGGCGGCCGAGAACTTCAAGATTCTGAACGAGTTGGCCGACGTGATCGGGGCCACGGTGGGCGCCTCGCGCGCGGCGGTCGACTCGGGCTACGCGGCGCACGACATGCAGGTGGGCCAGACGGGCAAGGTCGTCAACCCGAACCTCTACATCGCCTGCGGCATCTCCGGCGCCATCCAGCACCTGGCCGGCATGAGGACCTCCAAGGTGATCGTCGCGATCAACAAGGACCCGGAGGCCCCCATCTTCACCAAGGCGGATTACGGCATCGTCGGCGATCTCTTTCAGGTCGTCCCGTTGCTGACCCAGGAATTTAAAAAGGTCCTAACGGAATAGGAGACATACCATGGCGGCACAGGCAACCGGCGGTTCCTTCCTCCTCGAAAAAACGGGCGAGCGCGAGATCTTTCTTCCGGAGGACTTGAGCGACGAGCAGAGGCAGTTGGCCGATCTCGTGAAGAACTTCATCCAGGGCGAGGTCCTGCCCCGGAGCGAGGACATCGAACATCAGAAGTTCGACGTCACCGTCGGCCTGCTCAAGAAAGCAGGTGAGCTGGGTCTCTTGGCCGCCGAAGTTCCCGAAGAATTGGGCGGGCTCGCGATCAACAAGGTGTCGACGGTCGCCATGGGCGAGAACTCCATCTACCAAGGCTCGTTCAGCGTTTCCCTCATGTGTCACACGGGCATCGGTTCGTGGCCGATCATGTATTTCGGAACGCCCGAGCAGAAGAAAAAGTACCTGACGAAGCTGGCGACGGGCGAAATGATCGGCGCCTACTGTTTGACCGAGCCCTGTTCGGGATCGGACGCCTTGGGCATGAAGTCGAAGGCGGTTCCTTCGGCGGACGGCAAGAGCTGGGTCCTGAACGGCGAGAAAACCTTCATCACCAACGGGGGCTTCGCCGACCTCTATACCATCTTCGCGAAGACCGAAGGCGACAAGACGACGGCCTTTTTGGTCGAGCGCGGAACGCCCGGCCTGTCCACGGGCAAGGAAGAGAAGAAGATGGGGATCAAGGGGTCCTCGACGACGCCGGTCGTGATGGAAAATTGCGTGATCCCCAAGGAGAACCTCCTGGGGGAAATCGGCAAGGGTCATAAGATCGCCTTCAACATCCTGAATCTTGGCCGTTTCAAGCTGGGTGTCGGCGCCACGGGCGCGTCCAAGTACCTGATCGGAGAGGCCGTCAAGTACGCGAAGGACCGGAAGCAGTTCGGCAAGTCCATCACCGACTTCGGCCTGATCCGAAAAAAGCTGGCGAACATGGCCTCGCGGACGTTCGTCTCGGAAAGCATGAATTACCGCACGGCGGACCTGATGGATCAAAAGATCAAGGCCTTGGCCAAGGGGGACGCGTCCTACGATCAAAAAGTCATGGAGATTGTGGAAGAGTTCGCGATCGAATCGTCCATCGCCAAGATTTACGGATCGGAATGCGTCGACATGGTGGCCGACGAGGGCCTGCAGATTCTCGGCGGGTACGGTTTCCTCGAGGAATATCCCTTCGCCGCCGCCCTGCGGAACACGCGCATCAACCGGATCTTCGAGGGAACGAACGAAATCAACCGTCTCCTGATTCCGGCCATGCTGTTCAAGGCCGCAATGAAGGGGCAGTTGGAGCTGATGAACGCGATTTCCTCGGTGGTCGGCCAGCTGAAGGAAGGCTGGAAGAAGGAAGGGGACGGGCCGTTGGCGGATGAAATCCACCAGGTCGAGTTGGCCAAGAAGCTGACGATCTATGCGGCCGGATGCGCGGCCCAGAAGTTCATGGATCAGTTGCGGGACAAGCAATACATCGCCGAATACATCGCGGACCTCGCCGTCGAGACTTACGCGATGGAGACGGCGGTCCTGCGCGCGGTCCAGCTCCGCAAGCGGTTCGGAGACAAGGCGACGCTGGCGGAATCGATCATGAAACTTTTCGTCAACGAGGCATATCCCGAGATGCTCGTCCGGGCACGCCGCCTCCTTC encodes:
- a CDS encoding TetR/AcrR family transcriptional regulator, whose translation is METRSEKSLRILDAAIRVFARKGFYNSTIADVAKIAEVAEGTIYLYFKNKDDLLISIFEHSMDLFIEVAKKELEGIDDPKEKLKKFISLHLRLVQKNPELAQVLQIELRQSSKFMKEYEGGKFSEYLNVVRGILEEGQAKGVFRKDLEPRVLRRAIFGCVDELALEWLLMTKKKYSLETCAEQVGDLFIRGISNQS
- a CDS encoding alkaline phosphatase family protein — encoded protein: MILADGARADVMRDMAERGKLPAISEHLIAPGSLRAAVTAFPSTTGPAYLPYLTGCYPGTCNLPGIRWFDKDRYAERRFSMDRFRSYVGAESFYMNGDLAPDKRTLFEIIPKSVNVFSSINRGAGLNGDRTKFSRIWYWYYAHLTDRWGLVDEAAGGKVVEALKRDPEFVFAVFPAIDEYSHLSSPFHPRTIAAYEGLDRAVGRIVAALKARGQMEETAIVIVSDHGLSETSRHFPLNQFLEKSGIETLYYPKILFKKRIEAASMVSGNGMANVYLKNGRGWKGRTPWEHLASREDRLIDRLLEQPEVDLLAAQRSDGAVVVKSKKGEAAISENGNIRYETSGGDPFGYTGLPAAMTERESLRLTEKTDYPDAPAQLLQIFRSRRAGDVILSAAKGSDLRLRYEIHEHKSSHGALHWEHMQVPLVTNVRLPEGPVRSADVFPTVLKLLGRPIPAAIDGRSLI
- a CDS encoding acyl-CoA dehydrogenase family protein; this translates as MAAQATGGSFLLEKTGEREIFLPEDLSDEQRQLADLVKNFIQGEVLPRSEDIEHQKFDVTVGLLKKAGELGLLAAEVPEELGGLAINKVSTVAMGENSIYQGSFSVSLMCHTGIGSWPIMYFGTPEQKKKYLTKLATGEMIGAYCLTEPCSGSDALGMKSKAVPSADGKSWVLNGEKTFITNGGFADLYTIFAKTEGDKTTAFLVERGTPGLSTGKEEKKMGIKGSSTTPVVMENCVIPKENLLGEIGKGHKIAFNILNLGRFKLGVGATGASKYLIGEAVKYAKDRKQFGKSITDFGLIRKKLANMASRTFVSESMNYRTADLMDQKIKALAKGDASYDQKVMEIVEEFAIESSIAKIYGSECVDMVADEGLQILGGYGFLEEYPFAAALRNTRINRIFEGTNEINRLLIPAMLFKAAMKGQLELMNAISSVVGQLKEGWKKEGDGPLADEIHQVELAKKLTIYAAGCAAQKFMDQLRDKQYIAEYIADLAVETYAMETAVLRAVQLRKRFGDKATLAESIMKLFVNEAYPEMLVRARRLLLAVAEGNQEEFGKYAKALTRFDYFNPVDTTALRDGIAQAVIDREGYRIV
- a CDS encoding electron transfer flavoprotein subunit beta/FixA family protein; the encoded protein is MKIAVLIKQVPDTETKIRIKADSSGTEADGIKYIISPYDEYAVEEALKTKEKAGAGEVVVVSLGPARCVEAIRTALAMGADRGIHIDDGGIPMDPFVTAKVLANALKNENPSIIFTGRQAIDDDAAQVPQMVAEFLNLPQVMIAEKFELNAAKNGATVYRRVGGGAKEVYDVAFPALVGAEKGLNTPRYASLPGIMKAKTKPMAALKASDLVGEAKPKTVNTNYRLPPERKAGKVLQGEPEQVVKELVKLLREEAKVI
- a CDS encoding electron transfer flavoprotein subunit alpha/FixB family protein, translated to MGNILVIGEHQDGKVKKVTQELVTKAAELAGQIGGEVDVVLVGHGLQNPAELGSFGAKKVYVVDTPKLEKYNTEGCVKVISDLAQEAKPSVILGTASPLGKDLLPRLAARLNAGLAADCTDLKIDGGKLVATRPIYSGKAFVDVKFEGDLQIASARPNSFVAKAAGAGASAEVVQKNIDPGELRAVMKEIVKGKSDKADLTEAAVIVSGGRAMKAAENFKILNELADVIGATVGASRAAVDSGYAAHDMQVGQTGKVVNPNLYIACGISGAIQHLAGMRTSKVIVAINKDPEAPIFTKADYGIVGDLFQVVPLLTQEFKKVLTE
- a CDS encoding ABC transporter substrate-binding protein, whose translation is MKKILIAVGLIALAAACGEKPEIVPVPAKPAEAPLAPAAPTPAAEETKPFVIPPAAKKQAKYFPEGSPSRAIQDLDDMLDSYVLDPQTAEQRQYNEDLKRTVIKGTFDIRELCRLALDKHWGERTPQEQDAFVDLMIRLLEKKAIFSKEQGQKKAKKSKNVYSVTYEGHKFTNPNELNALAMSLVHIPSESLKIELNYKLKKDGGSAGGGWKIYDVIVDGASLLDNYKYQFDKIIAKEGYPNLVHRMESKLKELQEKDQK